Genomic DNA from Phyllostomus discolor isolate MPI-MPIP mPhyDis1 chromosome 12, mPhyDis1.pri.v3, whole genome shotgun sequence:
AGCTTCGTGTTGAATCCTCCTGTAGGCAGCTGTCCTGAGGCCTTTGCCCCCTCTGGGACACTGACTCTGGGGACAGCGTGACACCCCGAGGAGGTAGACTGGGAGATGGGGTGCTCCCTGCCTGCTGGGAGCTACCTGGCAGGTGAGCCTGGGCTCAGGTGGGCTGGATGGCGAGAGGACCCGTGCCAAAGAACAGAAACCCACCTGCCTCCTCCGCactctccccccatccccacccagtTCCCTTCTCCCTGGCGTGAACCAACACCTCGAAGGGGCCTTTTCTCAACTTGCCAGCTCTGCCTCCCATAAAATCTCTCTGGCTTGCACTTGCACTTGCACTTGCTCTACACATGGCCCGGCACAACCCTAGACCATGCAGGATGGCCCTGCGTCCAGACCTATCCCGGGCTGCAGTTTCCGAGCCTTCCACAGAGGGCGACCGTGGGGCATCTTCCCGGGGAGACTGAGCCACAGAAAGGGCGTTCATTCTAGCCCCACCTGGGGGCCTTGGGGTCCCTGTTGAAATGAGGAGGGTGGGTGGGCGTGGACACACAGAGGCCACCCGTCtgacccagggcccagggcccttcTCCACCCCGGAAGCAGCTGCGTCCTGCCGCCCTACGGGGCAGGGGTGAGGTGTGGTGGCCGTGGGGTGCACTCAGTTGAGCCTCTCCCCCATCAGGACTTAATCTTTGATCTGGGAGACCCCGTGAAGTGGGAGTACCTGCTTCTGGGGACCGACAAGCCTCGCCTGTCCTTGGTTGATGAAGAAGACGACACCCTGAGCGAAGACTATGACATAGAAAATCTGGTGAGTCTCATCCGCCTGCGGAGCTGCACACCCCGTCTTGCCTCTGGCCGGCCTGACAAACGTCCCCGCTGGCATGCACGTGTATGGGAGGGGACAGTCCCAGTGGAGTGGTTGCAGGTTCCTCAAAGCGGAGGGAGCAGGACTGTGTCCACATTTTATAAACGGGCAAGCTGAGGCCCGGAGAAGTCGAACGACCAGCCTGGAACCCCCAACAACGGGtcggggaggtggggctgggacttACATTCAGGATCCTGCCCCGTTCCCCCTGTCCTATCCAGAGAGTGTGCCCCTTGGAGCAGGTGCTGCGACCCTCTCTCCAGGCCCGGGGAGCCGCGGAGCTGGTCATCCCCCATTTCCAGGCCTTCCTGCACGGCCACCGTGATCTCCTCCGAGTGCTTCTGGGCCTTTCCTGtgcctcccctctgcccttccagCGGTCACTGACCGGGGGCCTTCCCCAGGCCGGCAGCATctctcctctggcctcctggTCTTCCAGGCAGGTCTGCAGGAAGCCCTGGGGCCCAGAGGCCGCAGGCATCGGCTATGACGCCTTGCGCACACGTCCTAATCACGGGGAGCTCCAGCGTCACCATCTGTGTGTGTGGCAGCGGAGTGGAGCCCGTCCCCGTTAGGCATGTCCAGTTGCTGGCGCTGCCCCAATGAAGTACCGCAGGCGGCAGGGCTCGAACAACAGAAACAAGTTTTCacacagtgctggaggctgggagttCGAGGCCAGGGTGTCGGCAGGGCTGGTTTCTCCGGAGGCCTCTCCCCTCGGCTCATAGGTGGCTGTCATCTCCCCGTGTCCTCACCTGGTCACCTGCTGCATGTCCTCATCCTAAAGTCCTCCTCTTACAGGACACCAGTGGTACTGGAGTGGGGCCCCCCCGAATGACCCCATTTTAACGGAATTGCCTCTTTACGGATCCGTTCTCCAAATATtctcacattctgaggtcctgggggttagcTCATGGGAATGTGGGGAGACgcagttcagcccataacaataGGTAACACTCACATGGACCTTCCTAAGTGCGGGTAGGTGGGTGCTTAACCTGGATTAACTTGTCTAAATCTTCACGACCACCGGGTGAGGCGGAGACTAGTATCATCATCCATGATTATTATCGTCCTGCTTTACAGAGGGAAAGACTTCCGCCCAGAGGGGCGGAGTAACTTAGCCAGAGCTATAAGGAATGACAGAGCTGGCATTGGAGGCCGGGGTTTGGCCGTCCGGCTCCGTGGTCTGGGTTCTCAGTGGCGACCCTGTCCTGCCTGCCGGGACTGCCTGAGGACAAGGGTGGTGTGATGTGCCTGCCTGGAAATTGTGTTTAGTGTTTTCAGTGTCCTCCGCCTTGGCTACTATAGACAGTGACTCTCAGTGCAcaggcgccccctgctggccacaaAGGCCTGACTAGAAATGCAGGGGGCAGAGGTCTGAGCAGTAACCGTGTATGTCTTGGGTCATTCCAGGCCAGGGCAGAACTGCCCGTGACTTCTGGCTCTCTGGAGAGCTCACAAGCCACCCCAGCTTGGCCTTGgtttggggtggtgggggagagtgtCAAGACAGAGGCTCTGCCTGTAGCTTCTGACCAGAACCAGCCCAGCCCACGCCCACCTCTCCCGACAGGGCAAGGAGGACGAGGATAAGTGCTTCGACATGCCGCACTCGTGGGTGGAGCAGCTGGAGATCTCCCCGGAAGGCACGCACCCACCTGTCCTGttcaccccctgccccaggccctcggTCCCTGGGCCGCTCTGAGGCAGCAGTGAGGCCGGGCTGCCCTCAGAGGCCGTCCTGGCCCCTCGCTCTCACCCCTCCTCGCCCTTCCTCCCCGCCACACACACTCGGCTCTGCTGTCGAGGGCCTGACACCAGTCTGGCCTGCAGGAGGGAGCTCCGTTAACTCAGGCGGGACGATGGTGGAGTGTGGGAGGTGATGGAGGACAGAGGACCAGGACACGGTCatccccctccctggccctgcccttccAGGAGGAGGCCGGACACAGCACCCAGGTGgcgcaggggaggggacaggcctgACCAGGGAAGGGCAGGCAGACAAAGCAGAAGGACAGGGATGCTCGTGCCCCGTGCCAACGTCTGCTGGCTGCTGAGTGTTCTGTCTGGGACTGCTAGACCCACAGGAGCAGCATCAGCCGTAGGCTATTCCAGCAGAGCGGGAAGGGCCAGAAAAGGGGTAATGAGGACCGGGGGGAGgagcacccagcccagcccagccccaggctgggggctATGGGATGGGTGGGGAGCAAGGGCTCCCAGGAGGAGGGGTCATCTGAGCTGAGCTGTGAAGCACCAGAAGAAGTCAGGTTAGGGCAGGAGGCGTGGCCTGGCAACGAGGGTGTGGAATGCCAGGGTGCAGGGCTTCTGGTCTGGCTCAAATCTGAGAGGTCCTCCCCGGCAGGAGCCACCGCTGTTGCCCGTTGTCCTCTGTCCCCCTGGAGCGGGCTTGGGGCCTTTGGGAGCTCAGCAGTCAGCTCCGTGGGCAGTGGCCAAGCAAGTGGCTTAGCGGGgttggcctcccctcccctcgtcTGGGGaggcccctcaccccagcccactcCGTGTCTGCAGTGTTCGAGACCCGCTGCCCAAACGGGAAGAAGGTGATACAGTACAAGAAGGCCAAGCTGGAAAAGTGGGCCCCATACCTCAACAGCAACGGCCTCGTGTGCTGCCTCAGCACCTACAAGGACCCAGAGTGTAAGGGGGGCAGCCCAGGAGTGGGGAGCCGGTCCCCCAACAGGCTGTGTGACGTTGGGCAGGTCCCTGATGCTCCTCTGGTGTGAGTGTGGGccctgctgggccctgtgtgCTGGGAACGGTAGGACAGAGGCCGGGGCAGCCGGCCCCACTGCAGCCAGCCCCACGgcagccagcccctgcccaccccgcaGGCACCAAGATCTTGGAGGTGAAGGAGTGGTACCAGAATCGGGAAGACATGCTGGAATTGAGGCACATAAACAAGGACACAGGCCTGATCGTCGACTACTTCAAGCCGGGCCACCCCCAGGCTCTGCGTGGTGAGTGGATCCCACCACTGGGTCAGCGAGGGGCCCCAGTGGCGCCTGACACACCCCTTAGCACAGCCTCCGTGTGGCTGGCGCGTGGTGGGAAGAACCAGCATCCGGGTACCAACAGGGTTCTCCAGGTGGCGAGCAAGAGAAACCACCCTGCCTCCCCGTGCAAACCAGATGTGAGGTCTCAGGGAGCTCAGAAAACACAAAGGAACCTGACAAGTGACCCTTGAGGAAAGTGAGAGCCGGGGCCACCTGCCAGTTCTGTGGGTGGGGTCACACAGCGGGGGCCACCTGTACAGAGAGGTCAAGATGCTGAGCAATAACACCAACAAATGCCTGCACAAGGGcagcacagagggcagagggtgtgGGAGTCGTGGACATGACTTGGAGCCCTGGGAAGGGCGGGAAGCCCATGTCTTAGGAAAGCATCAACAGCCGTCACCAAGGAGTCACCAAAGGAAACGTAGGGTCTATGTAcgatcttaaaaaaatagtcaagaaAGGTCAACTGCACTTGAtggttgaaataaaaataaataaaactggatTGCTGAGGGACCATGAGGGTCTTACCACCCTCATGTCATCAAAGATGCAGACAGTTCTGCGGGGAGTGAGCCAGAGGCTGCCCAGCTGCTGGTGGCAGCAGAGCACATGCGCACAACTTCTCAGGAGGGTGGCTGGGCGAAATAATCAACGCCAGCCTTCAAGTATTTCTGCTGTGACCAGCAGTTCAACGGCTGAGAATTTGTCCTCAGCAAATCATTCTTCCCCTCCTGGgcaagaattgtttttaaatgcgTGACATGTAGGTGTTCATCAAGGCGttgtttttaatcagaaaaagGCTGGACACAGCGTAACTACCCAGTGGCAGGGGCGTGGCTTCAGACCTGAGGCGCATCTATGAACCTTCTCTCAGGGGTCTGGGGCCAGGGCTCACGGGGCTGACCCAGctgcctcccgccccgccccccgcccggtcCACCGCAGTGCACTCCTACACGTCCATGCAACCTGAGATGGACCGCGTCATGGAGTTCTACAAGACGGTCCGTGTGGACGGCCTGATACGGCGGGAGGAGACGCCCAAGACCATGACGGAATACTATGAAAGACGGCCCGACTTCCTCTCCTACCGCCATGTCAACTTTGGGCCCAGGGTCAAGAAGATAACTATGAACAGCACAGAATCAAATCCCCGGACCGTGCTGGTAAGCACCTACTGGGCCCCGGAGACAGGGTGCCCGCCGGCTCCGGAAGGCCGGTTACCTGGGATGCGGACAGCCCGACTGTGGAACAGCGTCTTTCCCAAACCCCCTTTCCCATCGGCGCCCTCGGCCTCTAGGTCAGGGAGGTATTATTTCCTTACTGTTATAAAAAGTGTATGCTCAAATTAAACATCGAGAGTATGTGGGGAAATATAACTatagggaaaatataaaatatagagagaaaaacagaaaaagaaaaaatgtaacaaGTATCTCAGAATGGCATCTCTCAGATATGACCACAAAATACCATAAAGATTTGGTTTTAAGAGTCTCTTCTAACTTAATTGAAACACGCACGTAGGTGGAATCCTTGTATCACCCACTTAACCTTAAATTGTGCATTTTTTCTTCATATCATTGTAAATTATTTGACAACTGAGTTTTATGGCTGCATACAAAAAAAAAGCTCTTTCTAGCATTAAGGGATATCTAGTGATAAAGAAGGCTGCCTGGAGAGGTAGTAAGCTCCCTGTTTCTGGAGGTGAGCAAGCGGAGTCTCGCGGAGGGAGCTAGAGAAGAAATGGGCACCGCTCAGGGCTGGAGTGGCTTAGCGCTGAGAACCGCTGTCTGGCTAGGAGAGGCTGCTCCACATGCACCCCCAAATGACTCTAGATCCCAGTGTCCCTGAGCGTCCCTGGCTCCCGCCCTCGGGGTCCACGCAGAGACTCTCTTTCCCACCGCCCATCCTATGCACGCTCTGACCTCGCCCCCAGAAAATCACAGAGCGGTTCTTCCGCAACCCCGCGAAGCCCGCGGACGAGGACGTGGCGGAGCGCGTGTTTCTGATCATGGAGGAGCGCATCCAGCTGCGCTACCACTGCCGCGAGAACCACATCACGGCCTCCAAGCGCGAGTTCCTGCGGCGCACCGAGGTGGACAGCAAGGGCAACAAGATCATCATGACGCCAGACATGTGTAGCAGCTTTGAGGTGGGCGGTGGCGGGCGGGGGCAGGCGGGGTGGGTGAGGGGAAGGAACTGGGGCCCTGTGCCCTATCCAGCAGCGTGGGAGGGCTGCGGTGGAAACTCCGGGTTCCCAGCCTGCAAGTTCATCTCTGCCCCCATGGGAAAGTCAAGAGCTCCCATCCGGAGACCCTTCTCCTTGCAGCTCTTTTGAGAACCCTCCCCTTTCCACCAGGAAATTCAGCCCCGCCCGCAGGCCAGGCCAAGAGACTACTCTGCATTGCTCTTACCCACGGAGTCCGGGGCAGAGCAGACCTCACACCCCCAGACCAACACTGGGGAGACGATCCTCTCACCCACCGCCAGGGGGCTGGCTTTCCTGGTTCAAATCCTTGCTCTCCCAGCACATCCTTTTAAGTCTCTAGTTTCTCTTCTTACATGtgtttttatagatgaggaaactgaggcccagagaggttaagcaacttgcttagggtcacacagctggaaaatgGCAGGAGGAGATTTCAGCCCAAGAGGGCTGGCCCCAGAGCCTGTCCCCGCTGGCAGCCCCCGCTgcctctctgtgtccctgtcATTGCTGCCCCAGGTGGAGCCCTCGGAGCACACCAAGAAGCTTCTCTACCAGTACGAGACGATGATGCAgctgaagaaggaggagaagttGTGCAGACATCAGGCCTGGGAGTCGGAGCTGGAGGTGGGGTCCCGTGGGAGCGTGcgcagggagggggtggcaggggtggggcgggtgcCTTAACTGTGCCCGCCCCCACTTCCCAATTCAGGTGCTGGAGATCCTGAAGCTtcgagaggaagaggaggaggcgcACACGCTGACCATCTCCATCTACGACACGAAGCGCAACGAGAAGAGCAAGGAGTACCGGGAGGCCAGGGTGGGCCTcgctccctgccccaggccccggccTTGGCGGGGGAAGATGATCAGGGATTCTGCCGGGAAGGCCTCCAGAGGGGAGGACGTCACTGATGCTGTCGTGGTTGCCCTTGCCGCTGAGCTGACCACGTCTACGTGTCACCCCAGAGAGCACTCGGGAGCCAGgccaggctccgccccccccccccgccccgcccccaggggctgTGGCCAAGCCACGGCCTCTACTTCACTGGGAAAGGATGGAAGTCGTGCACCCACCTCCCGCTGCGGCCGCAGAAAGCCACCTCCTGACTTCTCCATCCCCTGCAGCGCAGGGCATTCGGGTTACACCCTCGGGGTGCCAGGCCCAGCTTGGTTTCGACACCAGCTTCTAAATCTCCTTCATCAAGTGAGGAGGGATTTCTAAAAATAGTTTGAGGTTGGAGAAGCAGGACAGGGCATCAGATGACTGGTTCTCAGACTTCTGGGGACAGACATCAGCCCCACATCCCCAACGCCCCTGGCCCGGGTCTGCCCCCACAGCACACGGCTCCAGGGtgaaggaggaaaagggacagactGACTGGCCGCTTCTGATTTAACATCATTCATAACAACCGTATATTGCCATTTACTGAGCAAGCACCTACTGGGCGTTAGGTGTGTGCTGAGGCTCAGGTAGCGAGACATCAGTTCATGTAAGACAGAGTTGGCCATCACCAATAACCACAGGCACCAGAGAGCccacaggccccccaccccccaccccgagaccTTAGTCCCAGAGGCACCGAGCACAGGGAGCTGGATTTGAGGCCCGGTCTTGTGAGGTCACATGTTGATGCAGAGCTGGCCAGGAGGTCTCTGCAGCCCCTACTGGTCCAGGTGACCGCCACCCCCACCTCTACAGGAGCGCGTCATGCACGAGGAGCATTTGCAGCAGGTGGAGGCCCAGCTGGACTACCTGGCCCCGTTCCTGGCACAGCTGCCCCCGGGAGAAAAGCTGACACGCTGGCAAGCCGTTCACGTCAAGGAGGAGTGCCTCAGTGACTTCAAGCAGAGGCTCATTGACAAAGCCAACCTTATCCAGGCCCGTTTCGAGAAGGTacagccagggcccaggcagaggaCCTTGGCATCCTCATCTTGAACGTGGGCCCCGGCCTGGTTGCCCATCATGCCACAGACTTGTGAGGGACTAATTGCTTGGAGTTTCCAAATGACCAAGTTGTCCTTACTTATTCTTGTTCATTGGGCAGAAGAGTGGATAAAGGGTTGGGATGGATGGGTGAGCAgtggatgaatgggtgggtggTGGACAGAtaggaggatggatggatgggtagacgGAGGCatgggtaaatgaatgaatggaccaCTAGTTGAATAGAtgggtggaaggatggatgggaTGACGGATaggtagatgaatgaatgaatggatggataggtAGGTgtatgaatggatggatggtgCATTGTTACAACTCCTAGTCCTTGATGCACTTCTGTTGGTCGAAAGTACACCACGCAGTTCCCATGGTGGTGTGGGGGTGGCGGGTGTGTACAATGACCTTCGTTTGGCAGACAAAAAATTCCAAGCTCTGAAAATGTAATTTGTTCAGAGCCACAAGGCTGTGTCAGCCTTGAACTCTGCTCTGACCTCACGGGCATGATATCCCTCTAAATACAACTCCAGTGGCTCCCACTCAAGACACTTTTTGGCCATGCCTCTGTTCCTTTGGCATCTGTGGGTTGAGGTAGCAGAGGCAACCCTCATCGGCTGTCTGGCGACCAGGGGGGCTCAGCCTACAGCCTGAGTGAGGGTCAGCACTCATCAAACCTCTTGCTCTCTCCTCCCCGTGCCCGCAGGAGACCCAGGAGCTGCAGAAGAAGCAGCAGTGGTACCAGGAGAACCAGGTGACCTTGACGGCCGAGGACGAAGACTTGTACTTGAGTTATTGCTCTCAGGCCATGTTCCGCATCCGCATCCTGGAACAGCGGCTCAATCGGTGAGGAGGCAGGGGAGCCCAAGGGGACCGGGCAGGAGAACCAGCTCTGTCACCCCtcaccacctctccctccctccctctgattCTAGACACAAGGAGATGGCCCCCCTGAAGTACATGGCTCTGGAGGAAAAGCTCTGCAAGGACCCACGCCTGGCAGAGCTCCTGAAATCCTTTGTCTGAGGCCCATCCGGGGCCTCAGCCTAAGCTCCCAGATAAAGAGAACTCCCCCACAGCCCAGTCCCTGTGTTTCAGAAGCCCGGCCTCACCGCCACGCCGCCCATGCAGCCCGGCTCATTCCTGCTTCTTGTGATTTTCCTGTAAATAAACATACTTCGATTTGCAATTTACATCTCGTGTTTCCTAAGCTCCAGCACcagcctttccttcccttctttatcTGTAGTCTAggaccacccccctccacccacattGGCGGCCTTCCTCGTTGATTTCCAGTCTCTACCCCCACTGCAGTGCTGAGCCCTTGCAGCAGCTGGGCAGATAGTCTCAAGAATCATCTAGCCTAAAACATCAATAATACTGAGGTGGAGAAACCCTGTGCAGGCCCCGTGGAAACATAACCACGTGGTTGGATTTCTCAAAAATAGTACCAAAGCTTCCAGTACAAGTATGTACTACGTGATCCCATTTCTacaatgaacaacaacaaaaggcaaAATTCATTGATGGTCTCAGAAGTCAGGAAGGGTGGTCACTCTTGGGGATGAGGGTTAGCAAACAGAGGGGTGCACCAAGGGGACTTCTGGGGTGTTGGTAATGCTCTTCTTGACCCAAATGTGTTCAGATCATGAAAATTCATCCACCGCGCGTACGCTTGCAGTAAATGGGGTTGTATATTAATATACTTCagtataaaatgtttcaaaatggaGATCATGATCTAATCAAGCTTTAACTTCCATTTAAGAAGAAATTCAGGGGAAAGGAATCAGGTGAATGACACAAGGAAAAAAGTCAGACAAAAGTATAAGGTGGGACAATCTACAAGGTAAACGGCCCAATCTCTTTAAAAGatcaatgtcatttaaaaaaaaaatcgggAAGACCAAAATAGATTGAGCTTAAAAGAGCCAAGTGTGCTGAATCTTGATTGTTTcctaattaggaaaaaaattattaaaaatatttggggggaTGATTACAAAAATCTGGACTGGAAAAGAGTTGTCAGTTTTCTTGGATGTGGTGATACAATGGTTATGTAGCACAAGAGATTGACTTTTAAGTTACATGCTCAATAGTATTTAGTGCCAGGGTGAAATGTCTTGATATCTACAGCTCTCAAATGGTTCGGAAAACACACACACGAATATGGCAAAAAGCAAGAGTTGGAATCCACATGGTAACTTTCTTGGTCACATTATTAAAGTATGTTACATCATTATAGCATTCTTTCAAGTTTCCTCTATGAAGTGTTCATATAAACAGATGAGAATATAGCGTGGGCAGTTTTGATTGGATTTTATTCTGCTAATCCACGCTTCTTTTGATAGTGCCCATGTGCCTCTTCAGCTTCCAAAGTACAACGTGATGAGTGGGCACTCTACCTCCCTCCCGCAGGGAGGCTGCAGTACATTGGAGAATGAGCCCACCCTGCCCACGAATCACAAATAAAGCCTGCGTTTCTTGGATTCCTGGTCGGCGATCCCCGTAAGGCGGCGGCCCACTCCTCCATCCACCGAGACGTCGGCCGTGGGGTCAGGCCTCCCCAGCTCCACGCCTGACTCGGACACGGATTCAGTCTCTGTTCCCCTCTGGGCCTTCTTTGGGGGATTCAAGCCGGTGTTCCAgccaaagaagaggaaaaggtttTCAGACCACCTGTGGAACCACCCTCAGGTAAAGAGAAGAAGCAGGAAACACGGCGAAATCTTGGGTACTCGTCCCGGCTTCCTCCCACTTCAAGATGGGACTTCCGCGGCTTCACTCCGCTCCCAACTTTCCCTTCCCATTGGCTAGcttggaattggtgtttcaataATCAGAACGCTGATTGGTTGATCTGAGACGGTTGCTAAAGCTATTGGTGCAGCCGCCATTGGAGGTCGCCTcgcacatttttaaatgcaaactaGGTTCGAGGAAGAGAAGGCAAGGTGGAGGAAAGGGTAAGTTTGAGGCGGAGGCGGGCCCAAGGAAAGGCAGCCCACATTGGTTCATTTGAGGCCGAGGGGCGGCTCTTGAGCTCTCCCTCCTCGTGATTAGCCCAATTCGGGAAAAGAGGGAGGGCACTTAGGGAAAGCGGCAGAAATGCCTGCTTTGATTGGTCAAACCTGGCGGCAGGAGGGGCGCTCGCGGAGACGGATTGGTACGGAAGGCGAGGAGGGCGGGGCTCTGAGTCGGAGGTTTTGTTGTGAGGGTCGGTTGTCAAGCAGCGGCCAATCAGGGCAGGGGATGGAGGCAAGTGGGGGTCGCCGGAGCAGAGCCTCGGCCTCGGGAGCCGCAGCTGCAGGTGGAGTGGGCTACGGGGAGAGGAGGCGAGGGGACGTACGGTGGGCCCTGCAGTGGGCCGAGCCAGGTGGGGCCAGGCCGCGCTGCGGCGGAGAGGGTTCTGGGCGCGGGGAGGCTGGAATCCATCCCGCAAGCTGAGAGGAGTGGGAGGATCAGCAGAGGCCAAGGGACCGGCCTTAGCTCGGGTGGGGCGGGACCGGCCTGGAGGCCAGAGGGCCAAACCGAGGAGGCCGGAAGCGGAGCTGGGGGTCTGCGGGAGGATGAGTGATGAATAGGGACGCTGGAAGCAGGAGAGTGAATGAATGGGGATACTGGTAACAGAGGGGAAAGGGCAGTAAAGGGTCTGGCGAGTCAGGGACCACATTAGGGAACTCAGAAAACAACATGTGTGTGAACGGGGAACTAGAGAGGCAGGACTGGGGAACCTAGGAGAaaggggatggagaggagaggtttcatgggaaaaaaaggcgtggaggaagggagaggaggcacCGTAGGTGGCCTTTTAAAGTTGAGGAGTCATACCGACTCATGCCCAGCTGGGACCTAGTTCCCAGCGCTGTCCTTGGGAATTTCAAGAGACCAGGAGTAGTTCCCTTGCCACAAACTGGGGGTGGAGGtaggggtgatggatcctcagGGCCCTGTTTGACATTCTCCCCAGAGAAGATTTCAGTACCTGCCCCTGGGGTGCCTCTCCTGGGCCCCTAAGCTTAGCCTTGACTCCACCCCCTTCCCATAGGTCAGACAAAACAGTGACTCCCAGAAATCTATCAAACCTGCAGCCATGTGCTCTTCCCCGCCCCACTGCGGCTGCTGCATCTCCAGCACCAGCCTCCTGGAGCAGCGCCTCCTCCCATCATCCTGGCTTCTGGGAGGAccttctttttccctgttttcccagTCACCCTGCCTGAGGTGCCCCCTCTCCTGATTCTCAAATTGCATTGGTAGTGCAGCTCCTGGCCCTGGTGGCTTTGGTGGGTGTCTGTCTTTATCGAGTGTCCTTAGGGATCCAGAGAGTTGCAGCTGCAGTCTGCCAGTCAGTGTTCCCACCCAGTGTTTCCTAACAAGCCGTCCCCTCTGTTTGTGTTCCAGCCCGCTGTTGAGCTAAGATGGCTCAGCCTGACAGTCCATGATCCAGGATCCCACCAGGTGTGCTCAGGCTGCTGTGGATGATTTAAAACGAAGAGTCAGTCCAGAGCCAGGAGAAAGGCATTCCGTCTGCCTGGATGTGTGGGAACTCCCTGCCAACTTGACTGGCAGATCTGGGGgggtccacccccacccctcaaggAAGACAGTCTTTTGTGGGTGGAGCTTCAGGTGCCAGACAACGGAAGGATGGCCACCCCTGTGGTCACCAAGATGGCCTGGAAGTTGCGTGagtagatttctttttctgtttcatgtcCCATGTACTTGTTAGCTGTTTGTTCTGGGGTGGCCTGAACCCCCAGCTTTGTCGTCTCTCCTTGGCCCAAGGGGAGACTCCCAGGCCTTGGAGTAAGACAGACCAAATGCAAACCATGACTTTGGCACTTAGCCGGGTGGCATTGGCCAGGCGACCAAACCTCTCGGAGGCTGGGTTTCCTGTCTGCACAGACAGGTACTCACACCTGCGTTCTAGAGTTGCTGCGAGATTCAAGTGAGAAAATGGACGTAGTAAAGCACGTAGTGCAGGAGTTCCCGTCAGGCTGACGGGCGGGGTGGGGCGAGAAATTCCGAAAGGCCTCCATTCCTGGCATTTTCAGGTATCTCGAAGTCAAACTTCCCCTGTCAGGTGAGGGCATcttggggtggggccaggggagagggcaggcagaggggtgTCGGCAGGGCTCTGGCCCGTAACTGAGTGTGGGCACGACCCACTCCCATCGTTACGTAGCAGCTCTGAAACCTCTTTGATTGGGGGCCTCTTTAATTTCTAAAGAATTACTGAGGGCCCCAGAGAGCTTTTGTTTACGGGGGTTGTATCTACCGTGATTTACCATGTTAGCAATACTGGGACAGTATTGCAAAGCTATTTTCAAACAAGGACAC
This window encodes:
- the DRC7 gene encoding dynein regulatory complex subunit 7; this encodes MEVLKEEEEGKEAAKQEAAAEAVAEPAAEPLEEGEMMQPQEVGRRGTIMTQEMLRDLEKKLLGIEITVPEKPSIITKDTIDISKLPCSYQSNTPEEEHLLEVADNFSRQYSHLCPDRVPLFLYPLNECEVPKFVSTTIRPTLMPYPELYNWDGCAQFVSDFLSMEPLPDPLKPPSHLYSSTTVLAYQKGNCFDFSTLLCSLLIGSGYDAYCVNGYGSQDLCLMDLTREPCPLTVKPKEALWEKEEAPPKKYAVRPPRDLTSRFEQEQERKRQEKIKAEEERRQREEEERLQEVDSTGTDPLHGLRVHSWVLVLSGKREVPESFFIDPFTARSYSPQDEHFLGIESLWNHKNYWINMQDCWNCCKDLIFDLGDPVKWEYLLLGTDKPRLSLVDEEDDTLSEDYDIENLGKEDEDKCFDMPHSWVEQLEISPEVFETRCPNGKKVIQYKKAKLEKWAPYLNSNGLVCCLSTYKDPECTKILEVKEWYQNREDMLELRHINKDTGLIVDYFKPGHPQALRVHSYTSMQPEMDRVMEFYKTVRVDGLIRREETPKTMTEYYERRPDFLSYRHVNFGPRVKKITMNSTESNPRTVLKITERFFRNPAKPADEDVAERVFLIMEERIQLRYHCRENHITASKREFLRRTEVDSKGNKIIMTPDMCSSFEVEPSEHTKKLLYQYETMMQLKKEEKLCRHQAWESELEVLEILKLREEEEEAHTLTISIYDTKRNEKSKEYREARERVMHEEHLQQVEAQLDYLAPFLAQLPPGEKLTRWQAVHVKEECLSDFKQRLIDKANLIQARFEKETQELQKKQQWYQENQVTLTAEDEDLYLSYCSQAMFRIRILEQRLNRHKEMAPLKYMALEEKLCKDPRLAELLKSFV